A genomic stretch from Shewanella woodyi ATCC 51908 includes:
- a CDS encoding MarR family winged helix-turn-helix transcriptional regulator, which translates to MSASEHDSKREDEVSLEMEQFFPFQLTQLQARVSDSIADIYTGHFALSKHEWRIVAVLGAGQSLSAKDIGLMINLEKMQTSRAIAKMLDRSLLMKDSHKHDRRSSLLKLSPEGIKIHQELAPMILAREQALMSILSSYEQVKLSQMFKKLMSRADELLHNG; encoded by the coding sequence ATGTCAGCAAGTGAGCACGATTCTAAAAGGGAGGATGAGGTGAGCTTAGAGATGGAGCAGTTTTTTCCTTTTCAGCTCACCCAGTTACAGGCTCGCGTAAGTGACAGTATTGCTGATATCTACACAGGTCATTTTGCGCTATCCAAGCATGAATGGCGTATCGTGGCAGTATTGGGTGCGGGGCAGTCACTGTCTGCCAAAGATATCGGCTTGATGATAAATCTGGAGAAGATGCAAACCAGCCGAGCTATCGCTAAGATGCTCGACAGATCCCTTCTAATGAAAGACAGCCACAAGCATGATAGGCGCTCCTCATTATTAAAGTTAAGCCCAGAGGGAATTAAGATCCATCAAGAGCTAGCCCCAATGATTTTAGCCAGAGAGCAAGCCCTTATGTCGATACTGAGTAGCTATGAACAGGTCAAGCTTAGTCAGATGTTCAAAAAGCTAATGAGTAGAGCTGACGAGCTTTTACACAATGGATAA
- a CDS encoding NAD(P)/FAD-dependent oxidoreductase — translation MEKLDVIVVGAGVVGLAIAAKLIGTSKSLAVIDRRGSFGEETSSRNSEVIHAGIYYPQHSLKAKLCVAGKHALYEYCQQKGVPFSSIGKLIIANNSAQEGALHAVMAQALNNGVDDLCWVSKQGLDSFSPQLSACAALLSPSTGIIDSHSYMSSLLADIELGGGIFASNTELVRAEPISDGFIVWLNVGGDVVKMQCRHLINSCGLSCTEVAKRIEGLDVSLLPELYWCKGHYFNYSGVNPFTKLIYPAPEQNSAGLGIHATIDMAGQLRFGPDAHYLSPHDLFKSQDYSIPLSLKESFITAIKRYYPSIDAAKLHPGCAGIRPKLQGPNDSFKDFHIQGAGEHHIDGLINLFGIESPGLTASLALAEYVANMVKESE, via the coding sequence ATGGAAAAATTGGATGTCATTGTTGTAGGTGCTGGTGTCGTCGGACTTGCCATTGCCGCCAAGTTGATTGGCACAAGTAAGAGTCTTGCTGTTATTGACAGAAGGGGCAGTTTTGGTGAAGAAACGAGTAGCAGAAACAGTGAAGTAATCCATGCTGGGATCTATTATCCCCAGCACAGTCTAAAGGCTAAGCTTTGTGTCGCAGGAAAGCATGCTCTCTATGAATATTGCCAGCAAAAAGGGGTTCCTTTCTCGTCGATTGGTAAGTTGATTATTGCCAATAACTCTGCTCAAGAGGGCGCATTACATGCTGTAATGGCACAAGCACTTAATAATGGCGTTGATGATCTTTGCTGGGTTTCAAAGCAAGGTCTTGATTCGTTCTCACCTCAGCTAAGCGCTTGTGCTGCCCTGTTATCTCCCTCGACGGGGATCATAGATAGCCACAGTTACATGTCGAGTCTATTGGCAGACATAGAGCTGGGTGGGGGAATATTTGCTAGTAATACTGAGCTGGTAAGGGCTGAACCTATCTCTGATGGTTTTATCGTCTGGCTGAATGTCGGCGGTGATGTGGTAAAGATGCAGTGTCGTCACCTTATTAATAGTTGTGGTTTAAGCTGTACAGAGGTTGCAAAGCGCATAGAGGGGCTTGATGTGAGCCTTTTACCTGAGCTTTATTGGTGTAAAGGACACTATTTCAACTACAGTGGTGTTAACCCCTTCACTAAGTTGATTTACCCTGCACCTGAGCAAAACAGTGCAGGGTTAGGCATACATGCAACTATAGATATGGCTGGGCAGTTAAGGTTTGGCCCTGATGCGCACTATCTAAGCCCTCATGACTTGTTCAAGTCGCAAGATTACTCGATCCCACTCTCATTGAAAGAGAGTTTTATAACCGCGATAAAGCGTTATTATCCCAGTATCGATGCTGCAAAGCTCCATCCAGGCTGTGCAGGCATTCGCCCTAAGTTGCAAGGTCCCAATGACTCCTTTAAAGATTTTCATATTCAAGGGGCAGGTGAGCACCATATAGATGGACTGATAAACCTATTTGGTATTGAGTCTCCCGGGTTGACCGCGAGTCTGGCTTTAGCCGAGTACGTGGCTAACATGGTTAAGGAGAGTGAGTAG
- a CDS encoding DEAD/DEAH box helicase, producing the protein MSSEEKTFRELGLSEPLLRALDELGYEKPTPIQAASIDPLMANKDILGQAQTGTGKTGAFALPLLNSIDPTTNAPQILVLAPTRELAVQVAEAFASYSKFMKGMHVLPIYGGQSMQQQLNSLRRGPQIIVGTPGRVMDHMRRGTLKLATLKAMVLDEADEMLKMGFIDDIEWILEHTPQERQLALFSATMPEQIKRVANKYLDNPVHVKIAATTTTVETIEQRFVQVSQHNKLEALVRVLEVEKTEGIIIFVRTRNSCVELAEKLEARGYASSPLHGDMNQQARERAVDQLKRGKLDIIIATDVAARGLDVERIGHVVNYDIPYDTEAYVHRIGRTGRAGRTGMAILFVTHREMRMLRTIERATKSRISPMDVPSPETVTERRLSRLGEQVAEIISKDSLDFMKGAVAQLCQQLEVDTDILAAALLQQVQKERPLQLPSINERQRDNRDDRNSRDRGSRDRNDRPRRDSRPTPTNLGKADALKDNPDVKMSRYIIDVGRDHGVGVGNIVGAVANEANIDSRYIGQIQLFDNMTAIDLPDGMPKDVLDHLKKVRVCGKPLNIREADGAEMPAGDSRPPRRPRKPSGDRRPSGDRKPHRKGPSRDSE; encoded by the coding sequence ATGTCATCCGAAGAAAAAACTTTCCGCGAACTCGGTCTTTCCGAGCCTTTGTTGCGTGCTCTTGATGAGCTAGGCTACGAAAAGCCTACCCCAATTCAAGCTGCAAGTATCGACCCTCTTATGGCCAACAAGGACATATTAGGTCAGGCACAGACTGGTACAGGTAAAACTGGTGCCTTCGCTCTGCCACTACTTAACAGCATCGACCCAACAACCAATGCACCTCAAATTTTAGTGCTAGCGCCAACACGTGAACTTGCTGTTCAGGTTGCAGAAGCTTTTGCTAGCTACTCTAAATTTATGAAGGGCATGCATGTACTACCTATTTATGGTGGTCAAAGCATGCAGCAGCAGCTTAACTCTCTTAGACGTGGTCCACAGATCATCGTTGGTACTCCTGGCCGTGTTATGGACCATATGCGTCGTGGCACACTTAAGCTCGCTACGCTTAAAGCTATGGTACTTGATGAAGCTGATGAGATGCTAAAAATGGGCTTCATCGATGATATCGAATGGATCCTTGAGCATACACCTCAAGAGCGTCAACTAGCGCTTTTCTCAGCGACAATGCCTGAGCAAATTAAGCGTGTTGCTAACAAGTACTTGGATAATCCAGTACACGTTAAAATTGCAGCGACGACAACAACAGTTGAAACCATCGAGCAACGTTTTGTTCAGGTCTCTCAGCACAACAAACTTGAAGCGTTAGTACGTGTTCTTGAAGTTGAAAAGACTGAAGGCATCATCATCTTCGTTCGTACTCGTAACAGCTGTGTTGAGCTAGCAGAGAAGCTTGAAGCTCGCGGTTATGCATCATCACCACTACACGGTGATATGAACCAGCAGGCTCGTGAGCGCGCAGTTGATCAACTTAAGCGTGGCAAGCTAGATATCATTATCGCAACTGATGTTGCGGCTCGTGGTCTTGACGTTGAGCGTATCGGACACGTAGTTAACTACGATATCCCTTATGATACTGAAGCTTATGTTCACCGTATTGGTCGTACAGGTCGTGCTGGTCGTACAGGTATGGCAATCTTATTTGTTACACACAGAGAGATGCGTATGCTACGCACTATCGAACGTGCAACAAAGAGCCGTATCTCACCAATGGACGTTCCTAGCCCAGAGACAGTGACCGAGCGTCGTCTATCTCGCCTAGGTGAGCAAGTTGCCGAGATCATCAGCAAAGATTCTTTAGATTTCATGAAGGGTGCTGTAGCTCAACTTTGTCAACAACTTGAAGTCGACACTGACATTCTTGCAGCAGCACTGCTACAGCAAGTACAGAAAGAGCGTCCTTTACAGTTGCCGTCGATTAACGAGCGTCAGCGTGACAACCGTGATGACCGTAACTCTCGCGATCGTGGTTCACGTGACCGTAATGATCGTCCTCGTCGTGATTCGCGCCCTACTCCAACGAACTTGGGTAAAGCCGATGCACTTAAGGACAATCCAGACGTTAAGATGAGCCGTTACATCATAGATGTGGGTCGTGATCATGGTGTTGGTGTAGGTAATATCGTTGGCGCTGTTGCAAACGAAGCAAACATCGACAGCCGCTATATTGGTCAGATTCAGTTATTTGATAACATGACTGCTATCGATCTTCCTGATGGTATGCCAAAGGATGTACTGGACCACCTTAAAAAGGTTCGTGTTTGTGGTAAGCCACTAAACATTCGTGAAGCTGATGGTGCTGAGATGCCAGCTGGAGACAGCCGTCCACCACGTCGCCCACGTAAGCCTTCTGGTGACCGTCGCCCATCAGGTGACAGAAAGCCACACCGCAAAGGCCCATCAAGAGATAGCGAGTAA
- a CDS encoding VOC family protein gives MINIERIHHVAYRCNDAKETVEFYRDKLNMDFLVAIAEDKVPSTKAPDPYMHLFLDAGNGNILAFFELPNSPKMDRDRNTPEWVQHIAFRVKDTAALLEAKRELEGKGVEVLGITKHGIIESIYFFDPNGHRLELTCVTGTSAQFKELKKVAPAMLEEWSVTKRAPKHAAWLHEEEFEGSDS, from the coding sequence ATGATCAATATCGAGCGGATACACCATGTGGCATATCGCTGTAATGATGCTAAAGAGACGGTTGAGTTTTATAGAGATAAGCTCAATATGGATTTTCTTGTGGCCATAGCTGAAGATAAGGTGCCGTCGACTAAGGCACCTGACCCCTATATGCATCTGTTTCTCGATGCGGGCAATGGCAATATTTTGGCTTTTTTTGAGCTGCCGAACTCGCCTAAAATGGACAGAGACAGAAACACCCCTGAGTGGGTGCAACATATTGCATTTAGGGTGAAAGATACTGCGGCACTGCTTGAGGCCAAGCGTGAGCTTGAGGGGAAAGGCGTCGAGGTTCTCGGGATCACTAAGCATGGCATTATTGAATCAATTTACTTTTTCGATCCAAACGGCCACCGATTAGAGCTAACCTGTGTGACTGGTACATCTGCACAGTTTAAAGAGTTGAAAAAGGTCGCGCCCGCTATGCTTGAGGAGTGGTCGGTGACAAAACGTGCTCCTAAGCATGCCGCCTGGTTACATGAGGAGGAGTTCGAAGGGAGCGACTCTTAA
- a CDS encoding DMT family transporter: protein MQANFKLGFFFISTAVLFWGILPIALKLSASFIDPVTLTWFRFLVALLITFVIQYVSGSLKQFASLKSRDWLKLAFSGVFLMFNYVSFVYSLAYLAPGAAQLNFQTAPFFLAFGGMLFFKERLNAVQMACFATLALGMLLFFHPYLDFSQSDNSAIWIGVMIIQFSVCSWTSYALLQKSLLKKLDPNNILLFIYGLGVLVMAFFSDFTQFGVMTLNEWWVAIFCAINTLIAYGCFGASMKYWPTPQVSAMLALTPVLSFSATALVVSLGLWPNAFVSDELNLLSLSGIAIIILSVASLQLLPVMKKRREKYSSLSVNEKS from the coding sequence GTGCAAGCTAATTTCAAACTAGGTTTTTTCTTTATCTCAACGGCGGTTCTATTTTGGGGCATTCTTCCGATAGCACTAAAGTTGTCAGCGAGCTTTATTGACCCTGTGACCCTGACCTGGTTTCGCTTTCTGGTTGCCCTGCTGATTACCTTTGTTATCCAGTATGTGAGCGGGAGCTTGAAGCAGTTTGCATCTTTGAAGTCTCGAGATTGGTTGAAGCTTGCTTTTTCTGGCGTCTTTCTCATGTTCAACTACGTCTCATTTGTTTACTCTTTAGCGTATCTTGCGCCTGGGGCTGCACAGCTAAACTTTCAGACGGCTCCCTTTTTTCTAGCTTTCGGTGGCATGCTCTTTTTTAAAGAGAGACTAAATGCGGTTCAGATGGCCTGTTTTGCGACATTAGCCTTAGGTATGTTGCTATTTTTTCATCCCTATTTAGATTTTTCACAATCGGACAATAGTGCTATCTGGATTGGAGTGATGATCATTCAATTCTCTGTGTGTTCCTGGACCAGTTATGCTTTGCTGCAAAAATCACTGCTGAAGAAGTTAGATCCCAATAATATCCTGCTGTTTATCTATGGTTTAGGCGTGTTAGTGATGGCGTTTTTCAGTGACTTTACTCAGTTTGGAGTGATGACACTCAATGAGTGGTGGGTTGCCATTTTTTGTGCCATTAATACTTTGATCGCATATGGCTGTTTTGGGGCTTCGATGAAGTATTGGCCGACGCCGCAAGTGAGTGCCATGTTAGCGTTAACGCCGGTGTTGAGTTTTAGTGCTACCGCTTTAGTTGTCAGTTTAGGGTTATGGCCTAATGCCTTTGTGAGTGATGAATTGAATCTATTATCTTTAAGCGGCATTGCCATTATTATCTTGTCGGTGGCTTCTCTTCAGTTACTTCCTGTGATGAAGAAGCGTAGGGAGAAGTATTCTTCGCTAAGTGTGAATGAAAAGAGTTGA